Proteins co-encoded in one Jeotgalibacillus malaysiensis genomic window:
- a CDS encoding cysteine synthase, translated as MKVVNNIAELIGDTPFVKLNRLQPEKGAKVYAKLEYYNPSKSVKDRAAFNMILEAEKAGYLKAGSTIIEPTSGNTGIGIAMNASARGYRSILVMPDTMTAERINLLKAYGAEVVLTPGDEKMPGAIRKANELSKEIEGSFVPMQFENFANPDAHRKSTALEIIQAADQLGMPLSAFVATAGTGGTITGTGEVLKEKYKDLQVHVVEPAGSPVLSGGKPGKHKLVGTSPGFIPDILNQEVYDKIHKIEDEQAYDITRRLAREEGILVGPSSGAACYAALEVAKTLPEDSFVVFIACDTGERYLSSDVFRYE; from the coding sequence ATGAAAGTTGTTAATAACATTGCAGAACTGATCGGGGATACTCCATTTGTAAAATTGAACCGTCTGCAGCCTGAAAAAGGCGCTAAGGTATACGCAAAGCTTGAGTATTACAATCCGAGTAAAAGTGTAAAAGACCGCGCTGCTTTTAATATGATTCTAGAAGCTGAAAAAGCAGGCTATCTAAAAGCAGGTTCTACGATTATTGAACCTACAAGCGGAAATACAGGTATCGGCATTGCCATGAACGCTTCAGCAAGAGGATACCGTTCAATCCTTGTGATGCCGGATACAATGACAGCCGAAAGAATCAACCTGTTAAAAGCATATGGTGCTGAAGTTGTACTGACGCCTGGTGATGAAAAAATGCCTGGTGCGATCAGAAAGGCAAATGAACTTTCAAAAGAAATTGAAGGCAGCTTTGTGCCGATGCAGTTTGAAAACTTTGCAAATCCTGATGCGCACAGAAAATCAACTGCACTTGAAATTATCCAGGCAGCTGATCAGCTGGGCATGCCGCTCAGCGCTTTTGTTGCGACTGCGGGAACTGGCGGTACGATTACAGGTACTGGTGAAGTGTTAAAAGAAAAATATAAAGATCTTCAGGTGCACGTCGTTGAACCTGCGGGATCTCCTGTCCTTTCTGGCGGAAAGCCAGGTAAACACAAGCTTGTGGGGACAAGCCCCGGGTTTATCCCTGATATTTTAAATCAGGAAGTGTATGATAAAATTCATAAAATTGAAGATGAACAGGCGTATGATATTACAAGACGTTTGGCGCGCGAGGAAGGTATTCTTGTAGGACCTTCATCCGGTGCAGCCTGCTATGCAGCACTTGAAGTTGCTAAGACACTGCCTGAGGATTCATTTGTCGTGTTTATTGCGTGCGATACAGGCGAGAGATACCTGTCTAGTGATGTTTTCAGATATGAGTAA